In Trichoderma atroviride chromosome 2, complete sequence, one DNA window encodes the following:
- a CDS encoding uncharacterized protein (EggNog:ENOG41), translating to MNAAVTPATTTTSTTMLSVPSATGTASHPARPTFNSQRTQDRLREGEGLYSMIFRTDSNLQRGRKSIFKETGLDDDSASDFTDASISIRSPSITSPSSQELSPFLSHEGHPQV from the coding sequence ATGAACGCCGCCGTCACTCCagccacaaccacaaccTCCACCACCATGCTCTCCGTGCCATCGGCAACCGGCACCGCCTCACATCCAGCCCGTCCCACCTTCAACTCCCAGCGAACCCAAGACCGCCTCCGCGAAGGCGAGGGTCTCTACTCCATGATCTTTCGCACCGACAGCAACCTGCAGCGAGGCCGGAAATCCATCTTCAAAGAGACGGGCTTGGACGACGACAGTGCCAGCGACTTTACCGACGCCTCAATCTCAATCCGGTCGCCGTCCATCACGTCTCCTTCGTCACAGGAGCTGTCGCCCTTTCTATCGCATGAAGGTCATCCTCAGGTTTGA
- a CDS encoding uncharacterized protein (SECRETED:SignalP(1-32)), protein MPRQYGGGGLRHQTKCRLMLLALASWNAGVLALPAASGLDDQKVLSPIGTEAASRKLNGRFLHISDFHPDELYRVHTSTEESVACHRGKGLAGSYGAEKTDCDSPFSLVNATFAWIKENLKDDIDFVIWTGDSARHDSDEQNPRHEPEILRTNRIIADKFIETFSTPQHGLSIPIVPTFGNNDFLPHNIMLPGPNKWFAAYSDIWTRFIPEEQRHSFTFGGWFYVEVIPNRLAVFSLNTMYFFDRNAGVDGCAHPSEPGYKHLEWLRVQLQILRERGVKAILMGHVPPARTESKQNWDETCWQKYTLWLKQYRDVVVGSLYGHMNIDHFLLQDVKELTPELGLDKLNPRGSPDEGLSISSKEDYLQELRDVWAGLPKSVARELDEETSVGDDEGAESDKKNRKKKGKKHRKKKQLRKIGGKYAERFQLSLISPSVVPNYFPTLRIVEYNITGIEDTPVWRDAYDLANSSSPLGLPEEDTPDYGDLEEILVEIVKKKKGKNSKGPRRPPKDHDLIVPLDPPKSSLPGPAYAPQVLTLTGYTQYYANLTHINDDIPDDDVGGFLGISKWRKGKHDHKEPKHGKPNPRDFEYEVEYSTFTDKAYKLPDLTVKSFLRLAYKMGQKDVGGKSEALDAYDEDEDEESGTDEVADGALESMGKKEKGKNKKEKKEKNKTWLTFLSRAFVGTVPKEELQKM, encoded by the exons ATGCCTCGCCAatacggcggcggcggccttcgCCATCAAACGAAATGccggctgatgctgctggccctCGCATCGTGGAATGCGGGTGtccttgccttgcctgcagcatctggccTGGACGACCAAAAAGTCTTGAGCCCGATCGGGACTGAGGCTGCGTCACGGAAATTGAACGGCCGGTTCCTGCATATTTCAG ATTTCCATCCCGACGAGCTCTATCGAGTGCACACCTCCACCGAGGAGAGCGTCGCCTGCCACCGCGGCAAGGGACTGGCTGGATCGTACGGCGCCGAAAAAACCGACTGCGACTCACCCTTTTCGCTCGTCAATGCGACTTTTGCCTGGATCAAAGAGAACCTCAAGGACGACATCGACTTTGTCATCTGGACCGGCGACTCGGCCAGGCACGACAGCGACGAGCAGAACCCGCGCCACGAGCCTGAGATTCTGCGGACAAACCGAATCATTGCCGACAAGTTTATCGAAACTTTCTCAACACCTCAGCATGGGCTGAGCATTCCCATCGTGCCCACATTTGGCAATAATGACTTCCTCCCCCACAATATCATGCTGCCAGGACCCAACAAGTGGTTTGCGGCTTACAGTGATATTTGGACCCGATTCATTCCCGAAGAGCAGCGCCATTCATTTACCTTTGGCGGCTGGTTCTATGTCGAGGTCATTCCCAATCGCCTGGCTGTTTTCAGCTTGAATACAATGTACTTTTTCGACCGAAACgctggtgttgatggctgTGCCCATCCCTCGGAGCCTGGATACAAGCATCTCGAGTGGCTGCGCGTGCAGTTGCAAATCCTGAGAGAGCGgggcgtcaaggccattCTCATGGGCCATGTACCGCCTGCGCGGACGGAGAGCAAGCAAAACTGGGACGAAACTTGCTGGCAAAAGTATACGCTGTGGCTGAAACAGTATCGTGACGTGGTTGTTGGCTCTCTATACGGGCACATGAATATCGACCATTTCCTACTTCAGGATGTCAAGGAGTTGACCCCTGAATTGGGTCTGGACAAGTTGAACCCACGCGGATCTCCAGATGAGGGTCTATCAATCTCGTCCAAGGAAGATTATCTCCAGGAACTGCGAGATGTGTGGGCAGGCTTGCCCAAGTCTGTTGCTCGAGAACTAGACGAAGAGACAAgcgttggtgatgatgaaggagcAGAGTCGGATaagaagaacagaaaaaagaagggcaaaaagcacaggaagaagaagcagctccgCAAGATTGGCGGTAAATACGCCGAGCGGTTTCAGCTTTCTTTGATTAGCCCAAGCGTTGTGCCGAATTATTTCCCCACGCTTCGCATTGTCGAGTACAATATTACCGGAATCGAAGACACGCCTGTGTGGCGAGATGCATATGACTTGGCCAATTCCTCTTCACCACTGGGTCTGCCAGAAGAAGACACACCCGATTACGGAGACTTGGAAGAGATACTGGTCGAGATtgttaagaagaagaagggcaagaatTCCAAGGGCCCTCGTAGGCCACCCAAGGACCACGATCTGATAGTTCCTCTTGACCCGCCTAAGAGCTCGCTTCCTGGACCTGCCTATGCTCCTCAAGTGCTTACCCTGACTGGATATACTCAGTACTATGCCAATCTCACCCACATCAACGACGACATCcctgatgacgatgttggTGGCTTTTTGGGCATCAGCAAGTGGCGCAAGGGCAAGCATGACCACAAGGAGCCCAAGCATGGAAAGCCGAACCCTCGCGACTTTGAGTACGAAGTCGAGTACAGCACGTTTACCGACAAGGCCTATAAGCTGCCTGATTTGACAGTAAAGAGCTTCCTAAGGTTGGCCTATAAGATGGGCCAGAAAGATGTCGGCGGCAAAAGCGAAGCATTGGACGCAtatgatgaggacgaggacgaggagtCGGGCACAGACGAAGTTGCAGATGGTGCTCTGGAATCGATgggcaagaaggagaaggggaagaacaagaaggaaaagaaggaaaagaacaagactTGGCTGACGTTTTTGAGCCGTGCTTTTGTTGGTACGGTTCCAaaagaggagctgcagaagatgTGA